A region from the Streptomyces tsukubensis genome encodes:
- a CDS encoding SAM-dependent methyltransferase gives MSRTEGPTPQHVAAFYDNTEAVDIFLGDEIHMGHWAPGDTSPLRRAQERLTDLVTERTGAGPGRHVLDVGCGTGGPARRLVRRTGATLTGITISPEQARVARVRSAEAGFGDGIRVGITDAVAMPFADGVFDAAIAIESILHMPDKQGALGEIARVLRPGAALVVADFAQRTAEGAVSGAPGSLAASFVAVPTWDAYTRLADGAGLHVEEILDITDETQQSYVRILEGLTRPELAAVCGPEQRTAIEEILRLFADATDAGLLGYVIVVARKPAG, from the coding sequence ATGTCCCGGACCGAAGGTCCCACACCCCAGCACGTCGCCGCCTTCTACGACAACACCGAGGCGGTGGACATCTTCTTGGGCGACGAGATCCACATGGGCCACTGGGCGCCGGGCGACACGTCACCGCTGCGGCGGGCGCAGGAGCGACTGACCGATCTGGTGACCGAGAGGACCGGGGCGGGTCCCGGACGGCACGTCCTGGACGTCGGATGCGGCACGGGCGGGCCGGCACGACGCCTGGTCCGCAGGACCGGTGCCACGCTCACCGGCATCACGATCAGCCCCGAGCAGGCCCGGGTGGCCCGTGTGAGGAGCGCGGAGGCCGGGTTCGGAGACGGCATCCGCGTCGGGATCACCGACGCGGTCGCGATGCCCTTCGCCGATGGAGTCTTCGACGCCGCCATCGCAATCGAGTCAATATTGCACATGCCCGACAAACAAGGGGCGCTCGGTGAGATCGCCCGGGTTCTGCGGCCGGGCGCGGCCCTGGTCGTCGCCGATTTCGCCCAACGGACGGCGGAGGGTGCCGTGTCCGGCGCCCCCGGATCTCTCGCCGCCTCGTTCGTGGCCGTTCCCACATGGGACGCGTACACGCGCCTCGCCGACGGGGCCGGACTGCACGTCGAGGAGATCCTGGACATCACCGACGAGACACAGCAGTCCTACGTGAGGATCCTGGAGGGCCTGACCCGTCCCGAACTGGCGGCCGTGTGCGGTCCCGAGCAGCGGACGGCGATCGAGGAGATCCTGAGGTTGTTCGCCGACGCCACCGACGCCGGTTTATTGGGCTACGTGATCGTCGTGGCCCGCAAACCCGCCGGGTGA
- a CDS encoding cytochrome P450, producing the protein MRHNESVPIAPGALPLLGHLGRIGAEPQEFFRQLGDIGPVVRIRLARRTAYVVTSPALVRRILVGGRGEFDKGGPFFIPFTTLLGDGLATEPDSVHRVHRPLVQPAFHRSAMTGYMRRVTQSATRHIAEWDPHQIIEVDREMTALTTGVLTRSLFTDPVSSRCVDRFQRDLPIVLDGLGLRMGLPSIGRFPHPANRRFYRAVQHTTDSIETMIRHRKQSPEPHDDLLTLLLAPEPHADGVLNDELVRGHIWDFMLGGIEPTAALLSWTLHILATFPDHYARVQEEIDTVLAGASPTYQDLARLPQLQNTLTEALRLYPPVWVLSRTTTRACELDGHKLPQGADVIFSSWALHRHSDSFEDADRFDPDRWQPARVGRAQRDGFLAFGAGARKCIGDVFGVAEATAMLAVLLQNRRLQPVPGPRVVARRGMTLRPKGLRIAFAPLTSPKPAQDPACAAAPPNPGTGLRAPTP; encoded by the coding sequence ATGCGACACAACGAAAGCGTCCCCATAGCCCCGGGCGCGCTGCCCCTGCTCGGCCACCTGGGCAGAATCGGTGCCGAGCCCCAGGAATTCTTCCGGCAGTTGGGCGACATCGGACCAGTGGTACGCATCCGCCTGGCCCGACGGACCGCGTACGTGGTGACCTCGCCGGCCCTCGTGCGACGGATACTGGTCGGCGGACGTGGCGAGTTCGACAAGGGCGGCCCGTTCTTCATCCCGTTCACAACCCTGCTGGGCGACGGACTCGCCACCGAGCCCGACTCCGTACACCGTGTGCACCGCCCCTTGGTGCAGCCGGCGTTCCACCGCTCGGCCATGACCGGCTACATGCGGCGCGTCACGCAGTCCGCGACGCGACACATCGCGGAGTGGGACCCCCACCAGATCATCGAGGTGGACAGGGAGATGACGGCGCTGACCACCGGCGTCCTGACCCGGTCGCTGTTCACCGACCCCGTCTCCTCGCGCTGTGTCGACCGGTTCCAGCGGGATCTGCCCATCGTGCTGGACGGACTCGGCCTGCGCATGGGGCTGCCCTCGATAGGCCGGTTCCCGCATCCCGCCAACCGCCGGTTCTACCGAGCCGTTCAACACACCACGGATTCCATCGAAACGATGATCCGCCACCGCAAACAGAGCCCGGAGCCCCACGACGACCTGCTGACCCTGCTCCTCGCACCCGAACCGCACGCCGATGGCGTACTCAACGACGAACTGGTGCGGGGCCACATCTGGGACTTCATGCTCGGTGGTATCGAGCCCACCGCAGCCCTGCTGTCCTGGACCCTGCACATCCTGGCCACCTTCCCCGACCACTACGCCCGGGTGCAGGAGGAGATCGACACCGTGCTGGCGGGAGCCTCGCCCACCTACCAGGACCTGGCGCGGCTGCCGCAGTTGCAGAACACCCTGACCGAGGCGCTGCGGCTGTACCCTCCGGTATGGGTGCTGAGCCGCACCACCACCCGTGCGTGCGAGCTGGACGGGCACAAGCTCCCCCAGGGAGCGGACGTCATCTTCTCCAGCTGGGCTCTCCATCGGCATTCCGACAGCTTCGAGGACGCCGATCGCTTCGACCCGGATCGCTGGCAGCCCGCGCGGGTCGGCCGCGCCCAGCGTGACGGCTTCCTCGCATTCGGCGCGGGAGCGCGTAAGTGCATCGGCGACGTCTTCGGCGTCGCCGAGGCCACAGCCATGCTCGCTGTGCTCCTCCAGAATCGGCGCCTGCAGCCGGTGCCCGGCCCACGGGTCGTGGCCCGCCGCGGCATGACCCTGCGCCCCAAAGGACTCCGAATCGCCTTTGCGCCCCTGACGTCGCCGAAACCCGCGCAGGACCCGGCATGCGCAGCCGCCCCGCCGAACCCGGGCACGGGGTTGCGCGCCCCCACTCCCTAG